In Actinomadura luteofluorescens, the sequence GCTGGTACTGCGTCATGCGCGGGCTGGTCGTCGCCGAGGAGTACACCTCGCGGCAGGCGCTGGAAGCCCTCGGGGCCGGAACCGGCCTCGCCGACCTGCTCTGCCGGCTGGTGTCGGCGGTCACCCGGGGGCGCCTCACCGCGGACCACAGCGAGGTCACCTTCGTCATCCGCAAGCCCGAGAACCGCTTCGCGCGGGTCATCTGAACGGGGGCGGCGGGCCGTCCGCGCGGGGGCGGACGTGCGCGCGGCCAGGCCGGGGCAGTATTTTTCCTGCGAAAACCCTGCTCGCCACGGACGAGCCCGGCCGTCTCGCCGGGCGGGATCGGAGATCGCGGTGACCGCCGAAGCCGGCCTTCCCGACACGCTGCGCGACCTGCCCGCCTGGACCCCGGACCCGGTCGAGCTCGCCGACCTCGAACTCGTCCTCGCGGGGGTGTACCGCCCGCTGACGGGCTTCCTCGGCTCGTTCGACACCGCCATGGTGATCGCCGGAGGACGGCTCGCGGACGGCACCCCGTGGCCGGTCCCGGTCACGCTCTCGGTCCCCAAGGAGCTGACCGGCCACGAGCGGATCGTCCTGCAGGACCCCGAGGGCGTGCCGCTCGCGGTGCTGCGGGTCGGCGAGGCGTGGCAGGACCCGACGACCCAGGGGTTGCGGCTCGCCGGGCCGCTGGAGGCCCTCCGCGCCCCCGCGCACGGACCGTTCCACCGCCTGCGCCGCCGCCCGGACGAGCTCGACGCGTTCGAGGGCGCCGTGCTCGCGGTGGCCACCCGCGAGCCCCTGCACCGCAAGCAGCTCGGCCAGCTCCGCCAGGTCGCCGAGCGGCTCGCCGCGAAGGTCCTCGTCCTGCCGCTGCTGGGCGGCGAGCACGACGAGTCCCTCGTCCGGGCGCTGCTCGGCGTGCGCAAGGAGCTGCCGGACGGCGCCCAGATCATCCCCGTGCCCCTGCCGGCGCGCGGCGACCAGGAGCGCGACGTCCTGCTCCGCGCGCACGTCGCCGCCGCCTACGGGGCCACCCACCTGCTCGCCGAGCGGGAGATGGCCGGCACCGCCGTCCCGCTCGTCGTCCCGGAGCCGTGGGCCTACGACGCCGACGTGGAGGTCTGGCGGCCCGTCGCGCGCATCGAGCCCGACCACGTCCAGGCGGAGCTGACCCCCGAGCGGCTGAACGAGCTGCTGGACGCGGGCGAGCCCGTCCCCGACTGGTTCACCCCGCCCGCCGTCGCCGCCGAGCTGGCGCTGGCGCGCCCCCCGAAGCGCTCGCGCGGCATCACGGTGTTCTTCACCGGCCTGTCCGGCTCCGGGAAGTCCACGGTCGCGCGCGGCCTGGCCGACGCGCTGGTGGAGCGCGGCGGCCGGACGGTCACGCTGCTGGACGGCGACGTCGTCCGGCGGATGCTGTCGGCGGGCCTGACGTTCTCCCGCGCCGACCGCGACCTCAACATCCGCCGCATCGGCTTCGTCGCCGCCGAGATCACCCGGCACGGCGGCACCGCGATCTGCGCGCCGATCGCCCCCTACGCGGCCACCCGCGCCGAGGTGCGGCGGATGGTGTCCGCCGTGGGCGACTTCATCCTCGTGCACGTGGCGACGCCGCTGGAGGAGTGCGAGCGGCGCGACCGCAAGGGCCTGTACGCCAAGGCCCGCGCCGGGCAGATCCCCGAGTTCACCGGCATCTCCGACCCCTACGAGGAGCCGGACGACGCCGACCTGACGCTCGACACCGCGCGGCTGTCACCGGACGAGGCGGTCGCCCAGGTCCTCGATCTGCTGGTCGGCGGCGGCTGGGTGCGGGCGGAGTAGCCTCCCCCGTCCCATTCGCCCCTCCCTACCCGGTATTTCCTGATCCGGAGGGCATCACCTATCGTGTTAACCATAATTCCTACATGACAGGTAGGTCATGCCGATGGACTTCGATTGGACGATGGCGCTCGGCTCGTTCCTCGTCGCCATCATCGTGGGGCTGACCGGCATGGGCGGCGGCGCCCTGATGACGCCGATGCTCGTGACCTTCTTCGGAGTGAGCCCGCTCGCCGCCGTGTCCAGCGACCTGGTCGCCGCCGCCGTGATGAAACCGGTGGGCAGCGCCGTCCACTACCGGCAGGGCACGATCAACATGCGGCTGGTGGGCTGGCTGTGCGCCGGCTCGGTGCCCGCCGCGTTCTCCGGCGTCCTGCTGGCCCGCGCGCTCGGCCACGGCCACTCCGTCGAGAACGTCATCGGCAAGGCGATGGGCGCCGCCCTGATGATCGCGGCCGTGGGCCTGGTGCTGCGCGGCTACCTCGCCCACCGGGGACGCGGCGGACCCGCCGCGGACGGCGACCGCACCCCCGAGATCATGGTCCGGCCCGTCCCGACCGTGCTGATCGGCGTCGTCGGCGGCCTCGTCGTCGGCATCACCTCGGTCGGCTCCGGCTCCCTCATCATCGTCGCGCTGCTCGCCCTCTACCCGGCGCTCAAGGCCAACCAGCTCGTCGGCACCGACCTGCTCCAGGCCGTCCCGCTGGTCTTCGCGGCCGCCATCGGCCACCTGCTGTTCGGCGACTTCCGCATGGAGGTCACCGCCGCGCTGCTCGCCGGGTCCGTCCCCGGCGTCTACCTCGGCTCCAAGATCTCCTCCCGGGCCCCGAGCGCCCTGATCCGGCGGGTGCTGGCCCTCGTGCTGGTCGCCTCCTCGCTGAAGATGTTCGGCGTCGCGCCCGCCCCGCTCGCCTGGATCATGGTCGTCCTCACCGCCGCCACGGTCGCCGCCTGGCTCGTCCTTCGCCAACGGACCGCGCCGCGCCGGGATACGCTGCCCTCTCCGGTCGTTTCCCCCGGCGTCGCCGGTGCCTCAGGAGAGCAGAGCGAACGTGGACCCACGATGGCCGCATGACACCGTCGGCGTCCTCGGCGTGCGGCCCGCCCGCGCCGACGCTCCGCACGGCTCTTTGAAGCGCACCGCGACGGACTGAACGACCGGGCACCGCCCGTCCCCCTCCCGGCTCCGCCCCGCCCCGGCGGCGCCGGCCCCGG encodes:
- the cysC gene encoding adenylyl-sulfate kinase produces the protein MTAEAGLPDTLRDLPAWTPDPVELADLELVLAGVYRPLTGFLGSFDTAMVIAGGRLADGTPWPVPVTLSVPKELTGHERIVLQDPEGVPLAVLRVGEAWQDPTTQGLRLAGPLEALRAPAHGPFHRLRRRPDELDAFEGAVLAVATREPLHRKQLGQLRQVAERLAAKVLVLPLLGGEHDESLVRALLGVRKELPDGAQIIPVPLPARGDQERDVLLRAHVAAAYGATHLLAEREMAGTAVPLVVPEPWAYDADVEVWRPVARIEPDHVQAELTPERLNELLDAGEPVPDWFTPPAVAAELALARPPKRSRGITVFFTGLSGSGKSTVARGLADALVERGGRTVTLLDGDVVRRMLSAGLTFSRADRDLNIRRIGFVAAEITRHGGTAICAPIAPYAATRAEVRRMVSAVGDFILVHVATPLEECERRDRKGLYAKARAGQIPEFTGISDPYEEPDDADLTLDTARLSPDEAVAQVLDLLVGGGWVRAE
- a CDS encoding sulfite exporter TauE/SafE family protein, with protein sequence MDFDWTMALGSFLVAIIVGLTGMGGGALMTPMLVTFFGVSPLAAVSSDLVAAAVMKPVGSAVHYRQGTINMRLVGWLCAGSVPAAFSGVLLARALGHGHSVENVIGKAMGAALMIAAVGLVLRGYLAHRGRGGPAADGDRTPEIMVRPVPTVLIGVVGGLVVGITSVGSGSLIIVALLALYPALKANQLVGTDLLQAVPLVFAAAIGHLLFGDFRMEVTAALLAGSVPGVYLGSKISSRAPSALIRRVLALVLVASSLKMFGVAPAPLAWIMVVLTAATVAAWLVLRQRTAPRRDTLPSPVVSPGVAGASGEQSERGPTMAA